The Dama dama isolate Ldn47 chromosome 11, ASM3311817v1, whole genome shotgun sequence genome segment ATATATTGTGTATATCATAAAGTATTCCATTAAGAAAACATTTGTGGAAAGCAACCATGAGTTTTCTCTTTTGCACAAAGTTGTTTAACATCAACTAATAGTAGCTTCTTGTCATTTCTAATGTTGTGTGGAACAGGATGCTGAAAACGCCATTCAACAGATGGGTGGCCAGTGGCTTGGTGGAAGACAAATCAGAACTAACTGGGCAACCCGAAAGCCTCCAGCTCCAAAGAGTACATATGAGTGTAGGTGtattggagaagaaaaggaaatgtggaattttggaggaaaaaacacTAGATTTTAAATGTTAGAGCTGTTCCCGGAGACTTATTGCAGAAATAGATGAGAAGCAAATCAAGACTACTGTTCAAAAATGtacttagttttcatttttgtaattataaataataagtaatatCTCTAATGTCAAGTCTCCTATTAATTAGAGAATACTGAGTAATATTTAGATATTCTTCGGGGAGGTTTAATCCTTAATCAAATTGTAATATGTATTAAATAAGCATTTTGATCAAGATAAATATTACCATTACAGTAGTGTAGTTAATATTGCTTTCCTCTTTCTGAACATTTTATGAACTAAAACTATTAAACTTTTCTCCCCAGCAAACACCAAACAGCTATCATATGATGAGGTCGTAAATCAGTCTAGTCCAAGCAACTGTACTGTGTACTGTGGAGGCGTCACTTCTGGGCTAACAGGTATGGGGACTTCACCTATGTGGCATCTTAAGATTAATTTTAAAGTACTTTATTTGTAGGATTTTAGTGAGATTCGGTTTTGGTTTTTGTCTAACAGAACAACTAATGCGTCAGACTTTTTCACCATTTGGACAAATAATGGAAATTCGAGTCTTTCCAGATAAAGGATATTCTTTTGTTCGGTAggtgtggtttttaaaaaacacttttaccTCCAGATCATTTTTGAACTTTTAGTTCAAAAAAAGTTTAgtggttttctttaaaatttactttggttataaagaaatagaaatttctctAGCTTTTATTAAACTCACCACAATAATTCCTTCCTTCCAATACAAAGGCAAATCATTTTCTATTAAGAGAAATTTCtcgaaaaaatgaaaatataggccATTTTATTCTCTTATATTAACTTCCTGTTATACCTCAGGCCCAGTTTGATTTTTTCAAATATGTCTTTTTAAGTACCTTAAATAGTTTATATTGTAATTCTTAATACTATTTTCAATAGGTTCAATTCCCATGAAAGTGCAGCACATGCAATTgtttctgttaatggaactaCCATTGAAGGCCATGTTGTGAAATGCTATTGGGGCAAAGAAACTCTCGATATGATAAATCCTGTGCAACAGGTGAGAGGGTTCTTGACTTTGCAAAGTAATGGCTGGGTAataggtatttttaaatgaaattgttaATAATCCTTGTTAATGTTTCTAGCTACAATGATGGCATATAGGGGCTCTTCCTACATGTATAATATTATAGTTCCAGAGTGATGGTTCATGGATGCAGTGGTGACATGATGAATGTGACTGCCTCAACTAATTCATGCTCACACCacagtgaattttaaaatgttctaacAAACCTAACAgggtattaaatttttttctaattcttggTAGACTTACATACTATTTGGAGAACTCACAAGCATGTTTGAATTCAGTTGAAACAAAAGCTATAAAGATATTTAGGACCTTGGCGTTTTCTTGCAGATTTTGCCACCTTTGTTTTTCCAGGCAGCTCTAGTAGTTCAAACTTGATCCCACAAACATTTCTATGAGGAAATAGTAAATGAAACATCAAGATAGGATTGAGAAAATCCTAAACTATATAACTTTATTAAGTAAACTGAATATAAGATTAGTCTTCATATCTTCCTTATCTAAAGGAAACAGTCATATGGATAATTTACAAAACACTTAAATgttatcctgaaaaaaaaaatgttatcctGAGTTGAATATTTATTTCCAGGGCATTACCTGCTGGCTCAAAGAATATGGCATTTAGAGCATCATTGTAGAGTTGAATCAGTATGACCTCACTGTTTTTTAGCAGTGACAACTTATTCTTCCTTATCCTTTAGTTTTCATtgtaatgatgaccctatgtgTTATGGCTGTTTATTTGTGGTATATAAGGACTGTATATGCACCTATAATTTCAAATAATACTAAATTATCTGTTATAACTTTACTTAACAGCAGAATCAAATTGGATATCCACAAGCTTATGGCCAGTGGGGCCAGTGGTATGGGAATGCACAACAAATTGGCCAGTATATGCCTAATGGTTGGCAAGTACCTGCATATGGAATGTATGGCCAGCCATGGAACCAGCAAGGATTTAAGTAAGCAcacttgttcttttcctttattatgAACCTTTGAAAATGTCAAGAACTTAGGAAGAGATTTTAAGTAATTAGCAGGTAATGTGGCCTTCTATCTAAAGCATAGCCTTTGAAGGACTTAGAGAGTTTTTTACTTTATGGTTTTAAgtgtatatctttaaaaaattgccTGCAAATGTGTTGCTTTGATTTATAACCAGCATTATAAGGACTTTGGTAATGCTTGAatgactcaacaaatatttaagtaaaaaatagGAACTTAATAGTTGTTAAAGTTTTTATGTGACTAATGGTCACTAGCCTTTCTTGGATACAGTTATTTTGATCCTAGTTGCTTTATTCATTAGACTTTTTTCCTGTGCAGAAGGGTTTATTTATACATTGTTATACAAAAGTTTCTTTATATATCCTGAATTGTGCAATTTTACTTAAATTTCTGAAAAACACTttgcagtttttatttaaaatgaatcttGTTATGTTGAAATATTTATAAGCTTACaatactaataaatattttaatttcttctttgagtaTTATAAATGCAAGTCCGTATTATACCAGCTAATCAAGATTCTTTCAGACAGTGACTTGTTCAACGTATGTCAAACCCCAGGAGAACAGTTCTGAGATGAAAGATGAGTTTTTCTGAgttcaaagggaaaaaatgtttatAGATAAAGGATGTTTTCTTAGCTGTAGTTAAACTAACAGAATTAAACTGCATAAATTAAAGCTACAtggatgcttatttttaaaagaaaaaaccttttGCCTTTGCTTTCTCTGACATAACAATTATTCTTATATTTGGGCTTAAGAAAAAGGATATTTCCCACATATGTGTAATTTTTTCTTggcattacattttattttaatcagtggATTTCCCTTCCCCTCTGCTTCTTTCACATTCTCCACCAGTCAGACACAGTCTTCTCCACCATGG includes the following:
- the TIA1 gene encoding cytotoxic granule associated RNA binding protein TIA1 isoform X3; its protein translation is MEDEMPKTLYVGNLSRDVTEALILQLFSQIGPCKNCKMIMDTAGNDPYCFVEFYEHRHAAAALAAMNGRKIMGKEVKVNWATTPSSQKKDTSNHFHVFVGDLSPEITTEDIKAAFAPFGRISDARVVKDMATGKSKGYGFVSFFNKWDAENAIQQMGGQWLGGRQIRTNWATRKPPAPKSTYESNTKQLSYDEVVNQSSPSNCTVYCGGVTSGLTEQLMRQTFSPFGQIMEIRVFPDKGYSFVRFNSHESAAHAIVSVNGTTIEGHVVKCYWGKETLDMINPVQQQNQIGYPQAYGQWGQWYGNAQQIGQYMPNGWQVPAYGMYGQPWNQQGFNQTQSSPPWMGPNYGVQPPPGQNGSMMPNQPAGYRVAGYETQ
- the TIA1 gene encoding cytotoxic granule associated RNA binding protein TIA1 isoform X2, yielding MEDEMPKTLYVGNLSRDVTEALILQLFSQIGPCKNCKMIMDTAGNDPYCFVEFYEHRHAAAALAAMNGRKIMGKEVKVNWATTPSSQKKDTSSSTVVSTQRSQDHFHVFVGDLSPEITTEDIKAAFAPFGRISDARVVKDMATGKSKGYGFVSFFNKWDAENAIQQMGGQWLGGRQIRTNWATRKPPAPKSTYESNTKQLSYDEVVNQSSPSNCTVYCGGVTSGLTEQLMRQTFSPFGQIMEIRVFPDKGYSFVRFNSHESAAHAIVSVNGTTIEGHVVKCYWGKETLDMINPVQQNQIGYPQAYGQWGQWYGNAQQIGQYMPNGWQVPAYGMYGQPWNQQGFNQTQSSPPWMGPNYGVQPPPGQNGSMMPNQPAGYRVAGYETQ
- the TIA1 gene encoding cytotoxic granule associated RNA binding protein TIA1 isoform X6, producing the protein MATGKSKGYGFVSFFNKWDAENAIQQMGGQWLGGRQIRTNWATRKPPAPKSTYESNTKQLSYDEVVNQSSPSNCTVYCGGVTSGLTEQLMRQTFSPFGQIMEIRVFPDKGYSFVRFNSHESAAHAIVSVNGTTIEGHVVKCYWGKETLDMINPVQQQNQIGYPQAYGQWGQWYGNAQQIGQYMPNGWQVPAYGMYGQPWNQQGFNQTQSSPPWMGPNYGVQPPPGQNGSMMPNQPAGYRVAGYETQ
- the TIA1 gene encoding cytotoxic granule associated RNA binding protein TIA1 isoform X4; this translates as MEDEMPKTLYVGNLSRDVTEALILQLFSQIGPCKNCKMIMDTAGNDPYCFVEFYEHRHAAAALAAMNGRKIMGKEVKVNWATTPSSQKKDTSNHFHVFVGDLSPEITTEDIKAAFAPFGRISDARVVKDMATGKSKGYGFVSFFNKWDAENAIQQMGGQWLGGRQIRTNWATRKPPAPKSTYESNTKQLSYDEVVNQSSPSNCTVYCGGVTSGLTEQLMRQTFSPFGQIMEIRVFPDKGYSFVRFNSHESAAHAIVSVNGTTIEGHVVKCYWGKETLDMINPVQQNQIGYPQAYGQWGQWYGNAQQIGQYMPNGWQVPAYGMYGQPWNQQGFNQTQSSPPWMGPNYGVQPPPGQNGSMMPNQPAGYRVAGYETQ
- the TIA1 gene encoding cytotoxic granule associated RNA binding protein TIA1 isoform X1 — its product is MEDEMPKTLYVGNLSRDVTEALILQLFSQIGPCKNCKMIMDTAGNDPYCFVEFYEHRHAAAALAAMNGRKIMGKEVKVNWATTPSSQKKDTSSSTVVSTQRSQDHFHVFVGDLSPEITTEDIKAAFAPFGRISDARVVKDMATGKSKGYGFVSFFNKWDAENAIQQMGGQWLGGRQIRTNWATRKPPAPKSTYESNTKQLSYDEVVNQSSPSNCTVYCGGVTSGLTEQLMRQTFSPFGQIMEIRVFPDKGYSFVRFNSHESAAHAIVSVNGTTIEGHVVKCYWGKETLDMINPVQQQNQIGYPQAYGQWGQWYGNAQQIGQYMPNGWQVPAYGMYGQPWNQQGFNQTQSSPPWMGPNYGVQPPPGQNGSMMPNQPAGYRVAGYETQ
- the TIA1 gene encoding cytotoxic granule associated RNA binding protein TIA1 isoform X5 is translated as MQDHFHVFVGDLSPEITTEDIKAAFAPFGRISDARVVKDMATGKSKGYGFVSFFNKWDAENAIQQMGGQWLGGRQIRTNWATRKPPAPKSTYESNTKQLSYDEVVNQSSPSNCTVYCGGVTSGLTEQLMRQTFSPFGQIMEIRVFPDKGYSFVRFNSHESAAHAIVSVNGTTIEGHVVKCYWGKETLDMINPVQQQNQIGYPQAYGQWGQWYGNAQQIGQYMPNGWQVPAYGMYGQPWNQQGFNQTQSSPPWMGPNYGVQPPPGQNGSMMPNQPAGYRVAGYETQ